The Bradyrhizobium sp. CCGB01 genome segment TTGTTCGTTAAGTGATGTTCCTGTACTCTCGGCGTTCAGTTTTGTGCGGGGGTCGCGATGGAATGGAGTGACGTAAGGATCTTCCTCGCTGTTGTGCGATCCGGCACGCTCGGCGGTGCCGCGCGTTCGCTTCGGACGAGCCATCCGACCGTCGGCAGGCGCCTACGCGCACTCGAGCAGGCAATCGGTCACACGCTCTTCCAGCGCACAGCGGACGGTCTTGTTCTGACCGAAGAGGGCCACGGAATCATCGCCCTGGCCGAGCAAATGGAAGAAGGCGCGCTGGCCATGGAGCGCCGGCTTGCGGGGCGGGAGCAGAATCTCAAAGGCAATCTTCGCATTTCATCAACGGACTGGTTCGGGGCCTATGTCCTGCCTCCCATCCTGGCGGATTTCTCGAACGCATACCCCAATGTCGACGTTGAGATCCTGACCGGCACGCGCCGGTTCAGCCTCGCCCAGCGGGAGGCCGAAGTCGCTTTTCGTGCCGCTCCGTTCGACACTGCCGATGTCATTCAGCGGCGGCTCTTCAGGCTCGAATACGGCGTCTACATCGCGCAGGAGGCGGCTGATCCCAAATATGGCGATGGGACTGGTTTCCGGCTGATCGCGCCATCCACGCCCCACTTCCCCGACATCGCGTGGCTCATCGAGAGTTTCCCCAACGCGAGACCGGTCCTGCGATCGAACAACCGCAACGTCCAAGGGCGCATGTGCAGGGAAGGCGTCGGCATCGCCGTCCTGCCTTGCGTGGTCGGCAATCAGATCCCCGGTATCCGTAGACTGGACCTGCCGACGCTGCCGCTAGCGCGAGACATTTGGATGGGATACCACCGAGACCTACGGCGCCTTGGGCGGCTTCGCGCGTTCATTTCGACGGTATCGGACCATCTCGTGAACGCGACTGCCTGATGTGCGGCCTGGAATGACTCAAGGCTCCTGAAGAGAACCAGGGTCGCTGCAGTCGTCTCGGCCGGTCGCTCCTCGACCGTCCAGTGCGCAATTTGCTTGCATTCGATCAACGTCGCATCCTGCGCAGCTATCGAGGAAGGCCCTGAAAACGCTGTGTGCTTATCCCGCTCAGGTTAGGTAATCCTCTAGACTTCCTCAGTGGGTCACAAGCGGAAATCACCACAGCCGACGCGGAAGTCGGCTATGAGCCAGAGGCGATCATCGAGGTGAATAATTATCACCTCGCCACGATTACAGTGCATCGGGCTCCTCTCTTCATTGCGTGAGCCGCCGGTTTCTGAGATCAACTCAAAACCATGCCTCTCGTAGAAGCTAGATCTCACTCTAAATCATCTTTCGGACGTTCGAGTCGGGAGAGCACTACCGCCTTTCCCCACACGACCCAATCCTACTCTATTTCCTTCGATCCTTCGCATGAGGCAGGTCATTCGCCTGCGCGATAAACGTCACCCCGACACGCTTTTCCAAATACGCGGTTTCCCAACAAGCACCGAAGCCAACCGACGAACCTCAATTTCTCCGGCGCCAACAGTCGGCGCCGGAGAGATCGAGAACAGCGGAATCAAAACCTGCCTGAGTAGTAAGTGATTTCAGGGCGCATTTGGAAAAAACGTCGGAATTCGCCTCTAGCAATATCAATTGCTTAGCTAGCATTTCCAAACAGGGAAGCGCTTCGCCCCAGTGCAGATTGTACGCCAACACGGCGCAACGTCGGAAGTTCGGCCATGCCTGCCGATCGATCTAAATCGATAGGTTACAGGCGAATTGTAGTTTGCCCAGGACCTGCGATCCACGAGTTTTCGGCGGTCAATCGGTGGTCAGACGTTTCCCAGGTGCTTGGGTGGGATCGCACGGTCGAACGCTCCTTTGGAGAGGTGGACAGTTTAAGCCTGCCTGGCAGCTGCTCTGCCCAAGTCAACTGTTGCCCCACGCCAAACATTGACCAATGTCAGGTATCGGTACTTTCCCCATCCCCTACCCTAGCGACTTTCCCGAGGTTGGATTCGGCGCGATTATGACTGAATGTCCCCGCGCATCATTCCTATCCCACTCTCCGGCGATCTGAGGAAAGCTCAGGCCAAGGGCGTCCGTCATGCTGACGGACTCCACGACACCTACTTCGAGAAGTCGAAGCTGATCCGCAGTGCGGCAGAAACCAAGATCCGTGAAGCCGACAAGCTCGAATGTGAGGCGTGGAACGCATTGATCTGGGCGTGGGCCACTGGGGAGATGCGCCCAATCGTCGACGACCGGCAAGCCGATCCGACGATTGGAACTAATGGGCAGCGGCTTCTTCGGCGGCGGCTCGCAGGGCCAAAGGCTATCAACGGGGGATATGATCTGCTTGAGGCGAAGTGCAAACGTTGCCGGCGCCTTTCACTGGTTTCATTGCGTGACATTATCTATGCCGGCAAGGTCGATCACGGGTTCGATAAAACTTCAGCCGCCGAGCTGCGGCGCAAACTGACACCACTCATCCGCAGGACGCAGCCTTACAGCAAGCGGATAGCCCATAAGGGTGTATGGGTCGAACCTGAGCTCCTCGCGGAGATCGAATACCGCGCGAAGTCGGCCGAAGGGAAAGTACGGCATCCTGTTTATCGCGGCATCAGGGAGGATCTGTAAATGGTAACCTCTTCCCTAAGACCCATGTCGGGCTTCGATCCGGCAGAACCCGCGATCCTTCACGATCGCATCGCGGATACGATTGAAACCTGGACGGGCGAGGACGAAGCTGACTTTCGCGCGACCTCCCGCAACCTCCCGGACGGCGCTGTCGCCTGGCGCGGTTTTGAATTCGACGGCTGGGGCAATGTGCTCGGCGGCTGATGGGCTTAGCCGGCTGCGGAGAATGGCCGGGAAGACTGAGCCGCCTGTTCTTCTTCGAATGCTGCTTCGGCGAGGCCGCGCCAGTCCCGGGCGGCCTCTTCCCATTCGCTCCGCCCCTGGGAGCACGCTTCAGTGCGCGCGAAATCATCGCAGAGATGCGCGTAAGCACGGAAGGTCATCGAGCGCCGAATCACAAAATCAGAATGCCAAGACAGGGCTGCGTTTTCCGTGCAAAAGTGTACACAGCGAAAATGGCGGTCGCGAATATGCTTTGTAGGAACGCGGCATATCAAAAACGATTGCCAATATGTGCCGGCCAAGCCTGCCGGCACGTTGCCTGTTAGGCGAGCGGCCCCGGCCTCCTCCTCTCGGCCGGGGCCGTGCAGCATTTACTGCGTCGTCGGCGTCAGGAACTTTGCTTGCGAAAGCCGGTTGCATGCGCATTCCAACTTCCAGGGGAAACAAATCCATGAAACAGACAATCCTCGCATTCGCTCTGCTGACCGTTATCGGCGCGCCCGCCCTGGCTCAGTCGGTCGGCGAGAAGACAGGCGTGAACTCTACCCTCGGGATCGCTCCCAGGACGAAAGACTTCATCAAGGAAGCCGCCATGAGCGACATGACGGAGATCGAGGCGGCCAAGATCGCGGAGCAGAAGGGCAACGCCGACGAAAAGAAGTTCGCCGAAATGATGGTAACGGATCATACGAAAACCAGCAGCGAGCTGAAGTCCATGGTGCCTGACAACCTGAAGGCTGCCATTCCCGCGTCGCTGGATGACTCGTCGCAGAAGGAGATCGCGAAGCTCCGCGATGCGAAGCCGGACGACTTTGCGTCAACCTACGACCCGATGCAGGTCAGCGCGCACAAGGACGCGGTGTCGCTGTTCGAGCGCTACGCGAACGGTGGTGAAGATCCCAAGCTGAAGGACTGGGCGGGCAAGACGCTGCCGGCTCTGAAGCATCACCTCGAAATGGCGCAGAACCTCGACAAGAACCGAAAGTAATCGCAGCCGGAGCCCGGCTTCGGGCGGGCTCGTCCTCTTGTGTCGATGTCGCGGCGCTGCGTCCTTTCGCAGGGTTGTGCTCGCCTCCCCATCTCCGGACGAGCTGGCAGTTTGATCGGCATCGACCTGTCCATTCGATCGTTTGGCCAGGAGCTGACGTTCGGCTTCGTACCAGAAATCGTCCATTTTTCCGAAGGGCTCGCCCGCGTCTTTCCAGAGCACGTACGCACGCGTCCTGATATCCTCCTCGCTCAAGCCCGTCATGCCACTTACTCCCTGTTGCTCAGCTACAAATCAGCATTTTGACCGCAAGTTCCTCCGCCGGCCGGGGCGTGCGCTGCGCGGCCG includes the following:
- a CDS encoding DUF4142 domain-containing protein; its protein translation is MKQTILAFALLTVIGAPALAQSVGEKTGVNSTLGIAPRTKDFIKEAAMSDMTEIEAAKIAEQKGNADEKKFAEMMVTDHTKTSSELKSMVPDNLKAAIPASLDDSSQKEIAKLRDAKPDDFASTYDPMQVSAHKDAVSLFERYANGGEDPKLKDWAGKTLPALKHHLEMAQNLDKNRK
- a CDS encoding LysR family transcriptional regulator, whose amino-acid sequence is MEWSDVRIFLAVVRSGTLGGAARSLRTSHPTVGRRLRALEQAIGHTLFQRTADGLVLTEEGHGIIALAEQMEEGALAMERRLAGREQNLKGNLRISSTDWFGAYVLPPILADFSNAYPNVDVEILTGTRRFSLAQREAEVAFRAAPFDTADVIQRRLFRLEYGVYIAQEAADPKYGDGTGFRLIAPSTPHFPDIAWLIESFPNARPVLRSNNRNVQGRMCREGVGIAVLPCVVGNQIPGIRRLDLPTLPLARDIWMGYHRDLRRLGRLRAFISTVSDHLVNATA